Proteins encoded together in one Ipomoea triloba cultivar NCNSP0323 chromosome 4, ASM357664v1 window:
- the LOC116017714 gene encoding cellulose synthase-like protein G2, with protein MEPLPLHHCKVHKWQAIIHRIHAFIHCIALISIIYYRLSSIFLPAALPWLLVFVSEIFLSLLWLLSAAYTWRPVTRTVFPERLPPVDQLPAIDVFVCTADPKTEPPLGVMNTVLSVMALDYPPEKMSVYLSDDGGASRTLRSLRETWRFSRAWIPFCREFAVENRCPEAFFAETHDDGHGVEFLDEKQRIKREYERFRERLRVVGEEEEMDDANHQNHPPSIQVIGEGESGIDAANGSKVEMPLVVYVSREKRPSSPHHFKAGALNALLRVSGLISNSPYILVLDCDMHSNDPSSARQAMCFHLDPTISSSLAFVQFPQKFHNLSNNDIYTSALSSIFDVKWRGMDGLRGPILSGTCFYIKRKALYGMSITPKETDVDITKLRDSFGPSYQFTSSVTRSSMNGNADMVNSLLKETKSVASCAYEKDTQWGKDIGFLYNSVVEDYSTGFLLHCKGWSSVLCNPVRAAFLGSTTTNLNDTLVQGTRWNSGSLDCLLSRFCPLIYGLPRMPLLQCFCYTYLAAQPLYCLQVWCLAIVPQLCLLNNLPIYPKVSSPWFMIYAFAFISPLAKYLWDVVIIGGTTQTWWNEWRMWMIKSITAYFYGSLDAVMKQIGIRKASFIPTSKVVDEEQLNRYQKGIFDFQASPIFLVPLVTLTMLNMLALTWGIAKVLVVGRLRLDEFFGQVFVSFFILLVNYPIVEGMFRKDKGGISLRVTMLSALHAVILVTLSFIYFLPIKTKSLARFDKICRSDKVSTMNVTPTYSLRLDLISLFTIYYLEIIELHMYSYP; from the exons ATGGAACCTCTCCCTCTTCATCACTGCAAAGTCCACAAATGGCAGGCCATCATCCACAGAATCCACGCCTTCATCCACTGCATAGCTTTAATCTCCATCATTTACTACAGGCTTTCTTCCATCTTTCTCCCCGCCGCTTTACCTTGGCTCTTGGTTTTCGTTTCTGAGATCTTCCTGTCCCTTCTCTGGCTCCTCAGCGCCGCCTATACATGGCGGCCGGTCACGCGGACCGTCTTCCCGGAGCGGCTCCCGCCGGTAGATCAGCTTCCGGCGATTGACGTCTTTGTCTGCACCGCTGACCCCAAGACGGAGCCGCCTTTGGGGGTGATGAACACTGTTTTATCTGTTATGGCTCTGGACTACCCGCCGGAGAAGATGTCGGTTTATCTCTCTGATGACGGCGGCGCTTCCCGAACGCTGCGCTCCCTCCGGGAGACGTGGCGGTTTTCCCGGGCTTGGATTCCGTTCTGCCGGGAGTTTGCGGTGGAGAATAGGTGCCCGGAGGCGTTTTTTGCAGAGACTCATGATGATGGGCACGGTGTTGAGTTTTTAGATGAAAAACAGAGAATTAAG AGGGAATATGAGAGATTCCGGGAGCGGTTGAGGGTagtcggagaagaagaagagatggaTGATGCAAATCATCAAAATCACCCTCCTTCAATCCAG GTAATAGGTGAAGGTGAAAGCGGCATTGACGCAGCAAATGGTAGTAAAGTTGAGATGCCTCTTGTGGTGTATGTTTCCCGTGAGAAAAGACCATCAAGCCCTCATCATTTCAAAGCCGGAGCTCTCAATGCTCTG CTTCGAGTGTCTGGATTGATAAGCAACTCTCCTTACATATTGGTATTAGACTGCGACATGCACTCCAATGACCCTTCTTCAGCTCGCCAGGCAATGTGCTTTCATCTTGATCCTACCATCTCTTCTTCACTAGCCTTTGTTCAGTTCCCCCAGAAGTTTCACAATCTTAGCAACAATGACATCTACACTTCTGCCTTGTCCTCCATCTTCGAT GTCAAGTGGAGAGGGATGGATGGACTTAGAGGACCAATTTTGTCTGGGACATGCTTTTACATTAAGAGGAAGGCACTATACGGGATGAGTATAACACCAAAAG AAACAGATGTAGACATTACTAAGCTGAGAGACTCTTTTGGTCCTTCATATCAGTTCACAAGTTCAGTTACAAGAAGCAGCATGAATGGCAACGCAGACATGGTGAATTCATTGCTCAAAGAGACAAAATCTGTAGCCTCTTGTGCTTATGAGAAAGACACACAATGGGGTAAAGAT ATTGGTTTCTTGTACAATTCAGTGGTGGAAGATTACTCGACAGGGTTTTTGTTGCACTGTAAAGGGTGGAGCTCTGTTTTGTGCAACCCAGTCCGGGCAGCATTCTTGGGCAGCACCACCACAAACTTGAATGACACATTGGTCCAGGGCACAAGATGGAATTCTGGTTCGCTAGATTGTTTGCTTTCAAGATTCTGTCCTCTCATTTATGGGCTACCCAGAATGCCACTCCTTCAGTGCTTTTGTTACACTTATCTTGCGGCTCAGCCTCTCTACTGCTTACAAGTTTGGTGTTTAGCTATTGTGCCTCAGCTGTGTCTGTTAAATAACCTCCCAATATACCCTAAG GTATCGAGTCCATGGTTCATGATATACGCTTTCGCCTTCATCTCTCCCCTAGCAAAGTACTTGTGGGATGTTGTGATCATCGGCGGAACAACCCAGACATGGTGGAACGAGTGGCGAATGTGGATGATAAAGTCCATAACAGCTTATTTCTATGGCAGCCTAGACGCAGTTATGAAGCAGATTGGTATCAGGAAAGCCAGCTTCATACCAACCAGCAAAGTTGTGGATGAAGAGCAGCTGAATAGGTACCAAAAGGGCATATTCGATTTCCAGGCATCGCCTATTTTTCTTGTCCCCTTAGTAACCTTAACCATGCTAAACATGTTGGCCTTAACCTGGGGAATTGCCAAAGTGTTGGTGGTAGggaggttgaggttggatgAGTTTTTTGGCCAAGTTTTTGTGTCGTTCTTCATCTTGCTGGTGAACTATCCGATTGTTGAAGGGATGTTTAGGAAGGACAAGGGGGGGATTTCACTTCGTGTTACTATGTTGTCTGCTCTACATGCTGTAATTCTCGTTACTCTTagctttatttatttcttgcccataaaaacaaaatctctaGCTCGCTTTGACAAGATTTGTAGAAGTGATAAAGTGTCTACGATGAATGTAACTCCTACATACTCGTTAAGATTAGATCTTATATCCTTATTCACAATTTATTACCTAGAAATAATTGAGTTACATATGTATTCTTATCCATAA